The following proteins come from a genomic window of Lycium ferocissimum isolate CSIRO_LF1 chromosome 4, AGI_CSIRO_Lferr_CH_V1, whole genome shotgun sequence:
- the LOC132053968 gene encoding uncharacterized protein LOC132053968 codes for MYIGDDKFSSYVKDANVGEANFTNYGQSFNEDADVFTGYGKGANGPHINFNDARVAEKGSTWWRRLVWSRRRYCLLLDTLVGKETGLGWDCEKKIIQANSEWWIRKIKENPNVEKFREKGLQCRELMEMCFKDVVATGEHAWAPSSGILPDSILGSRWFQDEKEFEFDTPTSNEEVIVDDYLRSDTREGLDQINLEEPELFEKRNTNESGNKTKKRKASSITTEKEKNKVSTGIMIAKSMEKIAEAVQFRAGMSVGPKNTPLDIQSVMDVVRNLPGMVVRSELWWKASMLLVKQPMREMFLAQKDPQSQLEWLEKIP; via the exons ATGTACATTGGTGATGACAAGTTCAGTAGTTATGTTAAGGATGCAAATGTTGGTGAAGCAAATTTTACCAATTATGGCCAATCTTTCAATGAAGATGCTGATGTATTCACTGGCTATGGAAAAGGGGCCAATGGCCCACATATTAATTTCAACGACGCCAGAGTTGCAGAGAAAGGCAGTACCTGGTGGCGGCGCTTGGTGTGGAGTCGCCGCCGTTACTGTTTGCT ACTGGATACTCTTGTTGGAAAGGAGACTGGCTTAGGATGGGATTGCGAGAAAAAGATAATTCAAGCGAATTCTGAATGGTGGATTAGGAAGATCAAG GAAAATCCAAATGTAGAAAAATTCAGAGAAAAAGGTTTACAATGTCGAGAGTTGATGGAAATGTGTTTTAAAGATGTTGTTGCTACCGGTGAGCATGCATGGGCGCCATCATCTGGGATTTTACCGGATAGCATACTTGGAAGTCGTTGGTTTCAAGATGAGAAAGAATTCGAGTTTGACACTCCAACGAGTAATGAAGAGGTTATTGTGGATGATTACTTAAGAAGTGACACAAGAGAAGGCTTGGATCAGATTAACCTAGAAGAACCAGaattatttgaaaaaagaaacacCAATGAAAGTGGTAACAAaacgaaaaaaagaaaagcatcaTCAATTACaactgaaaaggaaaaaaacaaagtCAGTACAGGTATAATGATCGCGAAATCAATGGAGAAAATTGCAGAAGCTGTGCAATTTCGTGCTGGAATGAGTGTGGGGCCAAAAAACACTCCACTCGATATTCAaagtgttatggatgttgtccgTAACTTGCCTGGTATGGTTGTTCGTAGTGAACTATGGTGGAAAGCGAGTATGTTATTGGTCAAGCAACCAATGAGAGAAATGTTTTTAGCACAGAAAGACCCACAGTCACAATTGGAGTGGTTGGAAAAGATACCTTAA
- the LOC132052435 gene encoding calmodulin-binding protein 60 A-like — translation MSHFNYGNAGYQQNNVKSPIFTRNAQRKLRQSTESRCYRLKFLQAIPAEVYTGENIVVNGTTGIDIALVDAVTGDLVNYGPEAWAKVEIVVLNGDFDPGRDWTADQFNIKIVGGRGRSSMFGKDLYLNLQGGIGSVDGIKLKHGSEWKMKIKLRFGARVVDLPDTVKVREAVTGLFLVKDKRLLRSSKRDPPSPSDEVWRLKQIGKNGPFHKKLFANHIRTVGDFLTESYKDAKRLRDILGPTMAKHMWDAALTHAKRCKKDDRPSLYSPLETCQEIAMVNHLDSFTNMPKNQQEPGFPPVSLDYSQEDSFRKLTEYVSSDEDVIFEDPKQVPYASPQSTPNNLLLEDDILESINELLLCEEPGKSCIVHSNEYNDHNIKSSSPEVKKLPLDLKSWKQCVIPGNVYCAFCNEESYDDQQRRVNNFVLLPPDATVFKGYGKGKKRWTLLFILLKWFSISRNIKIEKRITKRIRLS, via the exons ATGTCACACTTCAATTATGGAAATGCCGGATATCAACAAAACAACGTTAAATCACCTATTTTCACAAG GAATGCACAGAGAAAATTACGACAGTCTACTGAGTCAAGATGTTATAGGTTAAAGTTCTTACAGGCTATTCCCGCAGAGGTATATACTGGGGAAAATATTGTCGTCAATGGTACCACTGGTATAGACATAGCATTAGTTGATGCTGTTACAGGGGATCTTGTTAACTATGGACCCGAGGCCTGGGCAAAAGTTGAAATCGTTGTTCTTAATGGGGACTTTGATCCTGGTAGAGATTGGACAGCTGATCAGTTTAATATTAAAATTGTTGGGGGAAGAGGGCGAAGTTCAATGTTTGGGAAAGATCTCTATCTGAATTTGCAAGGAGGCATTGGCAGCGTTGACGGAATTAAACTCAAACACGGATCAGagtggaagatgaaaatcaaGCTGAGGTTCGGGGCAAGAGTGGTAGATCTACCAGATACAGTTAAAGTCAGAGAAGCGGTGACAGGATTGTTCCTTGTAAAGGACAAGCGATTATTAa GAAGCAGTAAACGTGATCCCCCATCACCATCAGATGAGGTATGGCGACTCAAACAGATTGGTAAAAATGGCCCTTTTCATAAGAAGTTGTTTGCAAATCATATCAGAACGGTGGGGGATTTTCTAACTGAATCCTACAAAGATGCTAAACGGTTACGAGAC ATACTTGGGCCAACAATGGCTAAACATATGTGGGATGCTGCTTTAACACATGCAAAAAGGTGCAAAAAGGATGACAGACCATCCTTGTACTCTCCCTTGGAAACATGTCAAGAAATTGCCATGGTTAACCATCTCGATTCTTTCACTAACATGCCCAAGAACCAGCAGGAGCCAGGTTTTCCCCCGGTATCACTTGACTACAGTCAGG AGGATTCTTTCCGAAAGCTGACGGAGTATGTTAGTTCTGATGAAGATGTTATATTTGAGGACCCTAAGCAAGTTCCATATGCTTCTCCGCAATCAACTCCAAATAACCTGCTGCTAGAAGATGATATTCTCGAGTCCATTAATGAATTACTATTATGTGAAGAGCCTGGAAAATCCTGCATTGTGCACTCTAATGAGTACAACGATCATAATATCAAGTCATCGAGTCCAGAGGTGAAGAAACTCCCCTTGGATTTGAAAAGTTGGAAGCAGTGTGTCATTCCTGGCAATGTTTATTGTGCATTCTGTAACGAGGAATCATATGATGACCAACAAAGGAGGGTGAACAATTTTGTATTGTTGCCTCCTGATGCAACTGTTTTCAAAGGTTATGGAAAAGGCAAGAAGAGATGGACATTGTTATTTATCTTACTGAAATGGTTCTCGATCAGTAGGAACATCAAAATTGAGAAGCGAATTACCAAGAGGATAAGATTGTCCTAA
- the LOC132053967 gene encoding protein ALP1-like — MSLIKNNSDVEEVLIGDDDYDDDDVFDEVVDLAKVLEGHDKRCYEMFRMEKHIFLLLCKTLNEEYGLRPTRNMTVAEMVAMFLMMVGHGVGNRMIQERFQHSGETVSRHFHKVLLACLKLAMDIIRPKNPTLSDVHTKLKEDNRYWPYFRNCIGAIDGTHVACIVPSKDQIKYIGRKGFTSQNVMAVCDWDMCFTFVWPGWEGTAHDARIFDQALRRQDLNFPHPPTGNYYLVDSGYPTKLGYLGPYKGERYHLPDFGRNSSFRNPNEIFNFFHSSLRCTIERTFGVWKNRFSILRSMPSFKFHTRVHLVTTTMAIHNFIRRNSSTDVEFDHYANEDIMP; from the exons ATGTcattgattaaaaataatagtGACGTTGAAGAAGTTCTTATaggtgatgatgattatgatgacgatgatgtgTTTGATGAGGTGGTTGATTTGGCAA AGGTGCTTGAAGGGCATGATAAGCGTTGTTATGAGATGTTTAGAATGGAAAAACATATTTTCCTTCTCTTATGCAAAACGTTGAACGAAGAATATGGTTTAAGACCAACAAGAAACATGACCGTAGCGGAGATGGTTGCTATGTTCTTGATGATGGTAGGACATGGGGTTGGAAATCGAATGATTCAAGAACGATTCCAACATTCTGGAGAGACTGTTAGCAGACATTTTCATAAGGTTTTACTAGCATGTTTGAAATTGGCTATGGACATCATTAGGCCAAAAAATCCAACTCTTTCAGATGTTCACACTAAATTAAAAGAAGATAATAGGTATTGGCCATATTTTAGAAATTGCATTGGAGCTATAGATGGCACACATGTAGCTTGTATTGTTCCTTCGAAGGATCAAATAAAATACATCGGTAGGAAAGGCTTCACTTCCCAAAACGTAATGGCTGTATGTGATTGGGACATGTGCTTTACATTTGTATGGCCTGGGTGGGAAGGTACTGCACATGATGCTAGAATATTTGATCAAGCACTCAGAAGACAAGATCTTAACTTTCCACATCCTCCAACAG GTAACTATTATTTAGTGGATTCAGGATATCCAACAAAGTTGGGCTACTTAGGACCATATAAGGGTGAACGTTATCATCTTCCTGACTTTGGACGTAATTCAAGTTTCAGAAATCCAAATgagattttcaattttttccacTCTAGTTTGAGATGTACAATTGAAAGAACTTTTGGGGTTTGGAAAAATAGGTTTTCTATTTTACGTTCAATGCCATCGTTCAAGTTTCACACTCGAGTTCATCTTGTTACAACTACAATGGCTATACATAATTTCATACGAAGAAATTCTTCCACCGATGTTGAGTTCGACCATTATGCAAACGAAGACATTATGCCGTAG
- the LOC132052434 gene encoding aminoaldehyde dehydrogenase 1, whose translation MAMSNVGIPSRQLYIDGEWREPVKKNRIPIINPSTEEIIGDIPAATSEDVDIAVEAARKALARDDWGSTTGAQRAKYLRAIAAKVLERKSELATLESLDSGKTSFESAADMDDVAACFEYYADLAEALDSKRKTPVNLHLDSFKTYVLREPLGVVGLITPWNYPLLMATWKVAPALAAGCAAILKPSELASITCLELGEICREVGLPPGALNILTGWGPVAGAPLSSHPHVDKISFTGSVPTGTKIMTAAAQLVKPVTLELGGKSPIVVFDDIDNLDIAVEWALFGCFSNAGQVCSATSRLIIQESIASEFLDRLLLWTKNIKISDPLEEDCKLGPIVSSGQYEKVLKFISNAKNEGATILYGGERPEHLKKGYYVQPTIITDVNTSMEIWKEEVFGPVLCVKTFKTEEEAIELANDTKYGLASAIMSKDVERCERFTKAFQTGIIWINCSQPTLHQLPWGGKKRSGFGRDLGEWGLEKYLNIKQVTEYTSDDAWAFYKSPSN comes from the exons ATGGCAATGTCTAACGTAGGTATCCCTAGTCGACAGCTGTACATTGACGGTGAATGGAGAGAACCCGTCAAGAAGAACCGTATACCCATAATCAATCCGTCTACTGAAGAAATTATTG GGGATATTCCAGCTGCTACCTCAGAAGATGTAGATATAGCTGTGGAAGCTGCTCGGAAAGCGCTAGCTAGGGATGACTGGGGTTCTACAACAGGGGCACAGCGCGCAAAATATCTCCGTGCTATTGCTGCTAAG GTACTGGAGAGGAAATCTGAACTTGCAACACTTGAATCGCTTGATAGTGGAAAAACATCGTTCGAGTCTGCTGCAGATATG GATGATGTCGCAGCATGTTTTGAGTACTATGCAGACCTCGCTGAAGCTCTGGATTCGAAAAGGAAGACTCCAGTTAATCTTCACCTGGATTCATTTAAGACTTATGTTCTTAGAGAACCTCTTGGTGTGGTGGGATTGATAACTCCATG GAATTATCCGTTGTTGATGGCCACATGGAAAGTTGCCCCTGCTCTGGCTGCTGGTTGTGCAGCAATACTTAAGCCATCTGAACTAGCATCTAT TACCTGTTTGGAGTTGGGTGAGATCTGTAGAGAGGTCGGTCTTCCTCCTGGTGCCCTTAACATTCTAACAGGATGGGGGCCCGTAGCTGGTGCTCCTTTGTCATCTCATCCTCACGTGGACAAG ATTTCATTTACGGGAAGTGTCCCTACAGGGACTAAGATCATGACTGCTGCTGCTCAACTTGTTAAA CCAGTTACTCTTGAGCTTGGTGGGAAAAGTCCAATAGTCGTGTTTGATGACATTGATAACCTTGATATAG CTGTTGAGTGGGCTCTTTTTGGTTGCTTTTCGAATGCTGGTCAAGTTTGCAGTGCAACATCACGTCTTATAATACAG GAGAGCATTGCTTCTGAATTTTTGGACAGACTGCTTCTGTGgacaaaaaacataaaaatctcaGATCCTTTGGAAGAAGACTGCAAGCTTGGTCCCATTGTTAGTTCGGGACAG TATGAGAAGGTATTGAAGTTCATTTCAAATGCCAAAAATGAAGGTGCAACCATTCTTTATGGTGGCGAACGGCCTGAG CACTTGAAGAAAGGATATTATGTTCAGCCAACAATTATTACCGATGTTAATACTTCCATGGAAATCTGGAAAGAGGAAGTATTCGGACCTGTTCTTTGTGTCAAAACATTCAAAACTGAAGAGGAAGCCATTGAACTAGCCAATGACACAAA GTATGGTTTGGCTTCTGCGATTATGTCAAAAGATGTTGAAAGGTGTGAGCGGTTTACAAAG GCTTTTCAGACAGGAATCATTTGGATTAACTGTTCACAGCCAACACTTCATCAGCTTCCATGGGGTGGTAAAAAGCGTAGTGGTTTTGGACGTGATCTAGGCGAATG GGGTCTTGAAAAATACCTGAACATTAAGCAGGTGACAGAGTATACTTCTGATGATGCATGGGCTTTTTACAAGTCACCTTCAAATTAG